The proteins below come from a single Treponema phagedenis genomic window:
- the amrB gene encoding AmmeMemoRadiSam system protein B — protein MINILVQNMGMPFLKKLRRGKLFILVLLCGFFLVACSRNSEKAKSLNAANTENAGATSPDKEKALPVFSTWESIKMDVPNILPCKQEDQLPEGAVPWGGTVSHHLLTGKLIDDWFIELVKRRKIDIFYILSPSHHGISLYNYALTMGSWGTNGGLVETFIPDAKALAKKLDVPFDDQVFTIEHGVFTLMSYIKKYFPNAKVVAIANLCDYINIYTVQKLADAFMPFFDVNKSTEKENKFLLVSTDFSHHHNLEKTLSNDAKSRKFLKERDPARWELVACDNRPACYILSRLFTENTRCTIQYHTNALYLEPKEVDPEDITSYFFTFFWEE, from the coding sequence TTGATAAACATCTTAGTGCAGAATATGGGAATGCCATTTTTAAAAAAACTGCGAAGAGGAAAGCTTTTTATTTTGGTTTTGTTGTGCGGCTTTTTTTTAGTTGCGTGCAGCCGAAACTCTGAAAAAGCAAAAAGCTTAAATGCTGCAAACACTGAAAATGCCGGGGCTACTTCCCCTGATAAAGAAAAGGCTCTTCCCGTTTTTTCTACTTGGGAATCTATAAAGATGGACGTTCCGAATATTTTGCCTTGCAAACAGGAAGATCAGCTTCCCGAAGGTGCTGTCCCTTGGGGCGGCACTGTAAGCCATCACTTACTCACAGGGAAGCTTATCGACGATTGGTTTATTGAGCTTGTAAAAAGGCGAAAGATAGATATATTCTATATATTAAGCCCCTCTCATCACGGGATTTCGCTTTATAACTATGCGCTCACAATGGGAAGTTGGGGAACAAATGGCGGCTTAGTAGAAACATTTATTCCCGATGCGAAAGCTCTTGCAAAAAAACTTGATGTGCCCTTTGACGACCAAGTTTTTACAATTGAGCACGGCGTTTTCACCTTAATGTCGTACATTAAAAAATATTTTCCTAATGCAAAGGTTGTTGCAATTGCAAATCTTTGCGACTATATAAATATATACACGGTACAAAAATTGGCAGATGCGTTTATGCCTTTTTTTGATGTAAATAAATCAACTGAAAAAGAAAATAAGTTTTTGCTTGTTTCAACAGATTTTTCTCATCATCACAATCTTGAAAAAACGCTTTCCAACGATGCAAAAAGCAGAAAGTTTTTAAAAGAGCGCGATCCCGCTCGCTGGGAATTAGTTGCCTGCGATAATCGCCCCGCTTGCTATATTCTTTCAAGGCTTTTTACTGAGAACACGCGCTGCACAATTCAATATCACACAAACGCTCTTTATCTTGAACCGAAAGAGGTGGATCCGGAAGATATAACAAGTTATTTTTTTACGTTTTTTTGGGAAGAGTAA
- a CDS encoding AzlC family ABC transporter permease, translating into MKSIKWKAFKAAFPYTIPIFAGLWFLGIAYGIYMNVLGFSFWYPMLMSLTIFGGSLEFVTVSMLLSSFAPMQTLLVSLMIQARHLFYGIAMLEKFKGLGRKRIYLIFGMCDETFSINYTAKIPENVDRGWFMVFVTFLNQIYWVSGATIGGILGSFISFNTEGLEFVMTTLFVVIFLEQCLKEKKHYTAIIGIVSSIFCLAVFGADSFLIPSMICILFFLSIFRKPIENAGGLI; encoded by the coding sequence ATGAAAAGTATTAAATGGAAAGCATTTAAGGCGGCTTTTCCTTATACAATTCCAATTTTTGCCGGACTTTGGTTTTTAGGAATTGCTTATGGAATTTATATGAATGTTTTAGGTTTCAGCTTTTGGTATCCTATGCTGATGAGTTTAACTATTTTCGGCGGGTCATTGGAATTTGTAACGGTGTCAATGTTGCTGAGCAGTTTTGCGCCAATGCAAACGTTGCTTGTCTCACTTATGATTCAAGCACGACATTTATTTTACGGTATTGCCATGCTTGAAAAATTTAAAGGTCTTGGACGGAAGCGTATATACTTAATTTTCGGCATGTGCGATGAAACTTTCTCTATTAATTATACGGCAAAAATTCCGGAAAATGTGGATAGAGGATGGTTTATGGTTTTTGTGACTTTTCTTAATCAAATATATTGGGTTTCAGGCGCAACAATCGGCGGAATTTTAGGTTCATTTATCTCTTTTAACACTGAAGGACTTGAATTTGTAATGACTACGTTGTTTGTGGTTATTTTTTTGGAACAATGTTTAAAAGAAAAAAAGCATTATACAGCCATAATCGGAATTGTAAGCTCTATTTTTTGTTTAGCGGTATTTGGAGCAGACTCTTTTTTAATCCCAAGTATGATTTGCATTCTCTTTTTTCTTTCC
- a CDS encoding THUMP domain-containing class I SAM-dependent RNA methyltransferase — protein MHTFLALCAVGAETILSNELKLSGFKPAAKLPGRVFFTAGAGEAEPLMLSMFRANFYLRTADRIYLVLKTFSAENFDDLFEAVFSIDWQDWFFKDSKITIDKARIYKSTLNSEHAVQSVAHKAICEKLCKVWKMRLLPESGTAFALRIYIEKDRAHVCLDLSGEPLHRRGYRLSGGAAPMRETLAATLLHCLMWKRKFPLHDAFCGSGTIPIEATWFAHNIPPGINRSFMFENFACFDKAKSRALIAQEKEKAIRSIKTDCLVRITGSDKDASMVSLAQKNAERACMIAGRALQSVGDDSKIPRPEFVQADFSDLAAPYPEGILLSNPPYGERLDNKEEALLLYQAMTKLPEAFTGWKLGFITDKPEFESIFAKAGFPLKKKELKGGNLNTCLYIYG, from the coding sequence ATGCATACTTTTTTAGCGCTTTGCGCAGTCGGCGCGGAGACAATTTTATCAAATGAATTAAAACTTTCGGGCTTTAAGCCGGCGGCAAAATTGCCGGGGCGGGTGTTTTTTACGGCGGGAGCGGGCGAAGCGGAACCTCTGATGCTTTCGATGTTCAGGGCAAATTTTTATTTGCGTACCGCTGACAGGATTTATCTTGTGTTAAAAACTTTTTCGGCGGAAAATTTTGACGACCTTTTTGAGGCGGTTTTTTCGATTGACTGGCAGGATTGGTTTTTTAAAGATTCAAAAATTACGATAGACAAGGCGCGTATTTATAAAAGCACGTTAAACTCAGAGCATGCGGTGCAGTCAGTTGCACACAAAGCGATTTGTGAAAAGCTTTGCAAAGTGTGGAAGATGCGGCTGCTTCCGGAAAGCGGCACTGCGTTTGCTTTGAGAATATATATCGAGAAGGACAGGGCGCATGTCTGCCTTGATTTGTCGGGTGAGCCTTTGCACCGGCGCGGTTATCGGCTTTCCGGCGGGGCAGCTCCGATGCGGGAAACTCTTGCGGCAACGCTTTTGCACTGCCTCATGTGGAAGCGAAAATTTCCACTGCACGACGCATTTTGCGGTTCGGGGACAATTCCGATTGAGGCGACATGGTTTGCGCATAATATTCCGCCCGGCATTAATCGCAGTTTTATGTTTGAAAATTTCGCTTGCTTTGACAAGGCAAAATCAAGGGCTTTGATTGCGCAGGAAAAAGAGAAGGCTATCCGCTCCATTAAAACCGATTGTCTTGTGCGTATTACCGGATCCGATAAGGATGCTTCGATGGTGAGTCTTGCACAAAAAAACGCCGAGCGAGCCTGTATGATTGCGGGGCGTGCTTTGCAATCCGTCGGGGATGATTCGAAAATTCCCCGTCCCGAGTTTGTGCAGGCGGATTTTTCCGATCTTGCCGCACCTTACCCTGAAGGAATTTTGCTTTCAAATCCGCCGTACGGTGAGCGGCTTGATAACAAAGAAGAAGCACTCCTTTTATATCAGGCAATGACAAAACTTCCAGAAGCCTTTACCGGCTGGAAATTAGGTTTTATCACCGACAAACCCGAGTTTGAATCTATTTTTGCAAAGGCGGGTTTTCCTCTTAAGAAAAAAGAGTTAAAAGGCGGAAACTTAAATACCTGTTTGTATATTTACGGATAA
- a CDS encoding DUF3160 domain-containing protein: MIELAPKKTEAEDESGRSYTKYVDPNKAGVLAKYPKAVQDEIKLMEAAQGQAPSSVFTFADSSAAEEDYSQYTVRGHYTKNGILATYFKVMMWFGRAHFLIADNAAKVLPVGEKTASDAIALTANMQPIALLITEVINKNPSLYTQWQNIFDPITALIGLSDDLSFYEVLPIWKEFNVNDFGAWSSDKKNLHDFMKKAHEKCAPPAIAGLSVLYAAAEEDSEGNNKQPMGWRLFGQRFTYDSFIHHLVSSPRLYGRQMVSGMDIMKAFGSKAADGFLAEDYKRFPAMQPILNSLAEEISADPGRAFGKTYYGSVLNEIATQARFEQGSGFYFTESPAWTVKALNSAHGSWAELRHDTILYVKQSYAKMGGGAYEPTFRTEPIPKMIHYIEPNLAFWKNAVNSTKLLTALFKHFNMIQEYDLQKLQELTDLCVKASEIVELEIKDKPVSAEDNIWISTIPRKLSHVILVGIDSAGDGAYFDNDDMVKMALVADVFTNAETNTVLETAVGTPYRIYVPLNDGQGGKRIAVGYCFNYYEFPHPISDRLTDEKWKERVYADPAENLEDLKPEWSRGTALPAEGSF, translated from the coding sequence TTGATAGAGCTTGCCCCTAAAAAAACGGAAGCTGAAGATGAATCAGGGCGTTCTTATACTAAATATGTAGATCCGAATAAAGCGGGGGTATTAGCAAAATATCCTAAAGCTGTTCAAGATGAAATTAAGCTCATGGAAGCAGCCCAAGGGCAGGCTCCCTCTTCGGTTTTTACATTTGCAGATTCTTCTGCGGCCGAAGAAGATTATTCTCAATATACGGTACGGGGGCATTATACAAAAAACGGCATCTTGGCTACTTATTTTAAGGTTATGATGTGGTTCGGCAGAGCCCATTTTTTAATTGCGGATAATGCTGCAAAGGTTTTACCTGTAGGCGAAAAAACCGCTTCTGATGCCATTGCTCTTACGGCTAATATGCAGCCTATCGCGCTTTTAATTACCGAAGTCATTAATAAAAATCCAAGTCTTTATACACAGTGGCAAAATATTTTTGATCCGATAACAGCCTTGATTGGTCTTTCCGATGATCTTTCGTTTTATGAAGTGCTGCCGATTTGGAAAGAATTTAATGTCAATGATTTTGGTGCATGGTCTTCCGATAAAAAGAACTTGCACGATTTTATGAAAAAAGCTCATGAAAAATGTGCGCCGCCTGCAATTGCGGGTTTATCCGTATTATATGCGGCAGCGGAAGAAGACAGCGAAGGCAATAACAAGCAGCCCATGGGTTGGCGTCTTTTCGGTCAACGCTTTACTTATGATTCATTTATTCATCATTTGGTAAGTTCTCCGCGATTATATGGCAGACAAATGGTTTCCGGTATGGACATTATGAAGGCTTTCGGCTCAAAGGCTGCTGATGGTTTTTTGGCGGAAGACTATAAGAGATTTCCTGCTATGCAGCCTATTCTAAATAGCCTCGCTGAGGAAATCAGTGCAGACCCCGGACGTGCCTTCGGAAAAACTTATTACGGTAGTGTATTAAACGAAATTGCAACTCAGGCGCGCTTTGAGCAGGGCAGCGGTTTTTATTTTACCGAAAGTCCTGCATGGACGGTGAAAGCTTTAAACTCCGCACATGGCAGTTGGGCGGAATTGCGGCACGATACAATCCTTTATGTAAAGCAAAGTTATGCCAAAATGGGAGGAGGCGCCTACGAGCCGACATTCAGAACGGAACCCATCCCGAAAATGATACACTATATTGAGCCGAACCTTGCATTCTGGAAAAATGCGGTCAACTCAACAAAACTGCTTACAGCTCTTTTTAAACACTTTAACATGATTCAAGAATACGATCTTCAAAAACTTCAAGAACTCACCGACCTATGTGTTAAGGCAAGTGAAATTGTAGAGCTGGAAATAAAAGACAAGCCTGTTTCTGCGGAAGATAACATTTGGATATCAACTATCCCAAGGAAATTATCGCATGTTATTTTAGTCGGTATTGATTCTGCCGGTGATGGTGCATATTTTGACAACGATGATATGGTGAAGATGGCACTTGTTGCCGACGTATTTACAAATGCGGAAACCAACACCGTCCTTGAAACCGCAGTCGGTACACCCTATCGAATTTATGTTCCGCTAAATGACGGGCAGGGCGGCAAACGAATTGCAGTAGGTTACTGTTTTAATTACTATGAATTCCCACATCCTATCAGCGACAGGTTAACCGATGAAAAGTGGAAGGAGCGTGTGTATGCGGATCCGGCTGAAAACCTTGAAGACTTGAAACCCGAATGGTCAAGGGGCACTGCCCTTCCAGCAGAAGGAAGTTTTTGA